One region of Babylonia areolata isolate BAREFJ2019XMU chromosome 29, ASM4173473v1, whole genome shotgun sequence genomic DNA includes:
- the LOC143274854 gene encoding uncharacterized protein LOC143274854 isoform X2: protein MCVCGGLLLSAEDPTTTPSSSSSSSSSSSSSSSSSPRGCDRTSDCSEGFCCLSNLHLVGRRQLLANQRGRQIRSSGGVCQPLGGISDKCYLNDRLDSRRIYYSSSCPCSLTLTCVHTGVSEMPFGPVGNCTK, encoded by the exons atgtgcgtgtgtggtggacTCCTTCTCTCGGCGGAGGATCCAACGACGacgccgtcctcctcctcctcctcctcctcctcctcatcttcttcttcttcttcttcgccccgAGGGTGTGACCGAACTTCGGACTGCAGTGAAGGCTTTTGCTGCTTGTCCAACTTGCATCTGGTGGGCAGACGCCAGCTTCTGGCCAATCAGCGAGGGCGTCAGATCCGCTCGTCGGGCGGAGTTTGCCAGCCGCTGGGTGGCATCTCTGACa AATGCTACCTCAATGACCGACTGGACTCTCGCCGTATATACTACAGTTCCTCCTGCCCTTGTTCCCTGACCTTGACCTGCGTCCATACAGGGGTCAGCGAGATGCCCTTTGGTCCCGTAG
- the LOC143274854 gene encoding uncharacterized protein LOC143274854 isoform X1 — protein MSAVYTVLLCLSMCVCGGLLLSAEDPTTTPSSSSSSSSSSSSSSSSSPRGCDRTSDCSEGFCCLSNLHLVGRRQLLANQRGRQIRSSGGVCQPLGGISDKCYLNDRLDSRRIYYSSSCPCSLTLTCVHTGVSEMPFGPVGNCTK, from the exons ATGTCTGCTGTTTACACAGTTCTGTTGTGCCTG agcatgtgcgtgtgtggtggacTCCTTCTCTCGGCGGAGGATCCAACGACGacgccgtcctcctcctcctcctcctcctcctcctcatcttcttcttcttcttcttcgccccgAGGGTGTGACCGAACTTCGGACTGCAGTGAAGGCTTTTGCTGCTTGTCCAACTTGCATCTGGTGGGCAGACGCCAGCTTCTGGCCAATCAGCGAGGGCGTCAGATCCGCTCGTCGGGCGGAGTTTGCCAGCCGCTGGGTGGCATCTCTGACa AATGCTACCTCAATGACCGACTGGACTCTCGCCGTATATACTACAGTTCCTCCTGCCCTTGTTCCCTGACCTTGACCTGCGTCCATACAGGGGTCAGCGAGATGCCCTTTGGTCCCGTAG